One region of Calditrichota bacterium genomic DNA includes:
- a CDS encoding undecaprenyl/decaprenyl-phosphate alpha-N-acetylglucosaminyl 1-phosphate transferase, whose protein sequence is MLRIFTLLYLLGMGLFFSALLVPIFRRVAFRLGITDRPGQRKIHDQPKPLLGGLAIAGAFYLTIVLNLSGLFLFKNVSFVSHVVAPYLNLVSKIQARFLELSCIAAGSLVIVILGLIDDVRGETFPYQVKFLVQFLSVGILFAGGVRTQFMPGQILDFVVTAVWIVGIANAFNLMDNMDGLSAGVAAIASLLFAVIVFLQGQLFTAFIFVALAGSLLGFLLFNWYPSKIFMGDAGSLFIGYMLGTLTVISSYITPESQTAIPVIIPLLVLSVPIYDTFSVMVIRWREHRPLFVGDKKHFSHRLVALGMRQTQAVFFIYVVTLTVGMVAVLLPGAKAWESWVLLAQAVLILSLVTFLMHINQQGG, encoded by the coding sequence ATGTTACGTATTTTTACCTTACTTTATCTTCTGGGAATGGGACTTTTTTTCTCTGCTTTACTGGTTCCCATTTTTAGAAGAGTGGCCTTTCGCCTGGGGATAACGGATCGGCCCGGCCAGCGGAAGATCCACGATCAACCCAAACCCCTGTTGGGTGGTTTGGCCATCGCAGGTGCATTTTATTTAACCATCGTTTTGAACCTCTCTGGCTTATTTCTGTTCAAAAACGTTTCGTTCGTGTCGCACGTGGTTGCACCCTATCTGAATTTAGTCTCAAAAATTCAGGCACGGTTTTTGGAACTCTCTTGCATTGCCGCAGGAAGTCTGGTCATTGTTATTCTGGGTTTAATTGACGATGTTCGGGGGGAGACATTCCCGTACCAGGTGAAATTTCTGGTTCAATTTTTGTCGGTGGGGATTCTGTTTGCAGGGGGGGTACGGACCCAATTCATGCCGGGGCAGATATTGGATTTTGTGGTCACGGCTGTGTGGATTGTGGGTATCGCTAATGCCTTTAATTTAATGGACAATATGGATGGCCTGTCGGCCGGTGTGGCCGCCATTGCCTCCCTGCTTTTTGCGGTAATTGTTTTTCTTCAGGGACAGTTGTTCACGGCGTTTATCTTTGTGGCCCTGGCTGGCAGCTTATTGGGATTTTTACTCTTTAATTGGTATCCGTCAAAAATTTTTATGGGAGATGCCGGAAGTCTCTTTATCGGCTACATGTTAGGAACGCTGACCGTGATCAGTTCTTACATCACGCCTGAAAGTCAAACAGCCATTCCGGTTATTATCCCTTTGCTGGTTTTAAGTGTTCCAATTTATGACACCTTTTCAGTAATGGTCATTCGCTGGCGCGAACACCGGCCTTTGTTTGTGGGGGATAAAAAACATTTTTCTCACCGGTTGGTGGCGCTGGGGATGCGACAAACACAGGCCGTATTTTTTATTTATGTGGTTACGCTAACGGTTGGAATGGTAGCGGTTTTACTCCCCGGCGCAAAAGCGTGGGAAAGCTGGGTTCTATTGGCTCAGGCTGTTTTAATTTTGAGTTTGGTTACGTTTTTAATGCATATTAATCAACAAGGAGGTTAA